From the Streptomyces sp. KMM 9044 genome, one window contains:
- a CDS encoding rhodanese-like domain-containing protein: protein MPTVRVCDLKDDDFLLDVRESDEWASGRAEGALHIPISEFVARYGELTEAAPQDGRVHVICRSGGRSAQVTMYLVQQGIDAVNVDGGMQVWESEGRPVVTDDGQPGHVL, encoded by the coding sequence GTGCCCACGGTCCGGGTCTGTGACCTCAAGGACGACGACTTCCTGCTGGACGTCCGCGAGAGCGACGAGTGGGCGTCCGGTCGTGCCGAAGGGGCGCTGCACATCCCGATCAGCGAATTCGTCGCCCGTTACGGCGAGCTGACCGAGGCGGCCCCGCAGGACGGCCGGGTGCACGTGATCTGCCGTTCCGGCGGGCGTTCGGCTCAGGTCACGATGTATCTGGTCCAGCAGGGCATCGACGCCGTGAACGTGGACGGCGGCATGCAGGTGTGGGAATCCGAAGGACGCCCCGTCGTCACCGACGACGGACAGCCCGGACACGTCCTGTAG
- a CDS encoding 2Fe-2S iron-sulfur cluster-binding protein has product MARFHRLRVAAVDRLTDDSVALTLSVPPDLREEYRYAPGQHLALRRRADGEDIRRTYSICSPAPEGEGPGTLRVGVRLVEGGAFSPYALKEVGVGDELEVMTPAGRFTLPPAPGRYAAIVGGSGITPVLSIVSTLLEREPGARFCLIRSDRTAASTMFLEEVADLKDRYPDRFQLVPVLSREEQQAGLPSGRLDQERLAALLPALLPVGQVDGWFLCGPYGLVEEAERALRGLGVARSRIHEEIFHVDTGSPAAPTAPAPAHSTVTALLDGRGGTWPVREGESLLETVLRNRPEAPYACKGGVCGTCRAFLVSGEVRMNRNFALESEETEAGYVLACQSRPVTERVELDFDR; this is encoded by the coding sequence ATGGCGCGCTTCCACCGGCTCCGGGTGGCCGCCGTCGACCGGCTCACCGACGACTCCGTCGCCCTCACCCTCAGCGTCCCGCCGGACCTGCGTGAGGAGTACCGCTACGCTCCCGGCCAGCACCTGGCCCTGCGGCGCAGGGCCGACGGCGAGGACATCCGGCGCACCTACTCGATCTGCTCCCCGGCACCCGAAGGTGAGGGGCCCGGTACGTTGCGCGTGGGGGTACGTCTGGTCGAGGGCGGCGCCTTCTCGCCGTACGCCCTGAAGGAGGTCGGCGTCGGGGACGAGCTGGAGGTGATGACCCCGGCGGGCCGGTTCACCCTCCCGCCCGCACCCGGCCGGTACGCGGCGATCGTCGGCGGGAGCGGCATCACCCCGGTGCTCTCCATCGTCTCGACCCTTCTGGAGCGCGAGCCCGGAGCCCGGTTCTGTCTGATCCGCAGTGACCGGACGGCCGCCTCGACGATGTTCCTGGAGGAGGTCGCCGACCTGAAGGACCGCTACCCCGACCGGTTCCAGCTGGTGCCGGTGCTCTCGCGGGAGGAGCAGCAGGCGGGCCTGCCGTCCGGACGGCTCGACCAGGAGCGGCTCGCCGCCCTGCTGCCGGCCCTGCTGCCGGTGGGGCAGGTGGACGGCTGGTTCCTGTGCGGCCCGTACGGGCTGGTCGAGGAGGCCGAGCGGGCCCTGCGCGGTCTCGGTGTGGCGCGCTCCCGCATCCACGAGGAGATCTTCCACGTGGACACCGGCTCCCCGGCCGCCCCCACGGCGCCGGCCCCCGCCCACAGCACGGTCACCGCCCTGCTCGACGGACGCGGCGGCACCTGGCCCGTCCGGGAGGGCGAGTCCCTGCTGGAGACGGTGCTGCGCAACCGCCCCGAGGCCCCCTACGCCTGCAAGGGCGGGGTGTGCGGAACGTGTCGCGCCTTCCTCGTCTCGGGCGAGGTGCGGATGAACCGCAACTTCGCGCTGGAGTCGGAGGAGACCGAGGCGGGTTACGTCCTGGCCTGCCAGTCGCGTCCGGTGACGGAAAGGGTGGAGCTGGACTTCGACCGGTGA
- the paaD gene encoding 1,2-phenylacetyl-CoA epoxidase subunit PaaD translates to MVTPAALTPLEAELLELAGSVPDPELPVLTLRELGVVRAVHARGTDTVEVELTPTYTGCPAVEAMSADIARVLREHGVREVTVRRVLAPAWSTDDITDEGRRKLREFGIAPPRVRPASGAVAVDLGPTRTRTREPWANGTPEPMSEEAPAEASGPVRCPHCGSAGTELLSRFSSTACKALRRCLDCREPFDHFKEL, encoded by the coding sequence ATGGTGACCCCGGCGGCCCTCACTCCACTCGAGGCGGAACTGCTCGAACTGGCCGGTTCGGTACCCGACCCCGAACTGCCCGTGCTGACCCTGCGCGAGCTGGGCGTGGTGCGCGCGGTGCACGCGCGCGGTACGGACACCGTCGAGGTCGAGCTGACCCCCACGTACACGGGGTGTCCGGCCGTCGAGGCGATGTCGGCGGACATAGCGCGGGTGCTGCGTGAGCACGGGGTGCGCGAGGTCACCGTCCGCAGAGTGCTCGCACCCGCTTGGTCGACCGACGACATCACCGACGAAGGGCGCCGCAAGCTGCGGGAGTTCGGCATCGCCCCACCGCGCGTACGGCCGGCTTCGGGAGCGGTCGCGGTGGACCTCGGGCCGACCCGCACGCGTACCCGTGAGCCGTGGGCGAACGGGACGCCCGAGCCCATGTCCGAGGAGGCACCCGCCGAGGCGTCCGGGCCCGTGCGGTGCCCGCACTGCGGCTCCGCCGGCACCGAGCTGCTCAGCCGCTTCTCGTCCACCGCCTGCAAGGCGCTGCGCCGGTGCCTGGACTGCCGTGAACCGTTCGACCACTTCAAGGAGTTGTGA
- the paaC gene encoding 1,2-phenylacetyl-CoA epoxidase subunit PaaC, producing the protein MTTTPRSGTRAPAQDTVLTVAALALGDDALVLSHRLGEWAGHAPVLEEEVALANIALDLLGQARVLLSMAGDEDELAFLREERAFRNLQLVEQPNGDFAHTIARQLYFSAYQYLLHTGLAAGDGPLAPLAGKAVKEVAYHRDHAEQWTLRLGDGTDTGHARMQRAVDALWQYTGEMFQPVEGLGVDWSGLEAAWLERITQVLGRATLTVPDSPRAGAWAAGAGRQGLHTESFGRMLAEMQHLHRSHPGATW; encoded by the coding sequence GTGACGACGACACCCCGCTCCGGCACCCGTGCACCCGCCCAGGACACCGTCCTCACGGTGGCCGCACTCGCCCTCGGCGACGATGCCCTGGTGCTCTCCCACCGTCTGGGCGAGTGGGCCGGCCACGCCCCCGTGCTGGAGGAGGAGGTCGCCCTCGCCAACATCGCGCTGGACCTGCTGGGCCAGGCCCGCGTGCTGCTGTCGATGGCGGGCGACGAGGACGAACTGGCGTTCCTCCGCGAGGAGCGCGCCTTCCGCAACCTCCAGCTGGTCGAGCAGCCGAACGGCGACTTCGCCCACACCATCGCCCGCCAGTTGTACTTCTCCGCCTACCAGTACCTCCTGCACACCGGACTCGCCGCCGGGGACGGCCCGCTGGCGCCGCTGGCCGGCAAGGCCGTCAAGGAGGTCGCCTACCACCGCGACCACGCCGAGCAGTGGACCCTGCGGCTCGGCGACGGCACCGACACCGGCCACGCCCGGATGCAGCGGGCCGTGGACGCGCTGTGGCAGTACACCGGCGAGATGTTCCAGCCGGTCGAGGGCCTCGGCGTCGACTGGTCTGGCCTGGAGGCGGCCTGGCTGGAGCGGATCACGCAGGTACTGGGCCGGGCCACCCTCACCGTGCCCGACAGCCCGCGCGCGGGTGCGTGGGCGGCCGGTGCCGGACGCCAGGGGCTGCACACCGAGTCCTTCGGTCGCATGCTCGCCGAGATGCAGCACCTGCACCGAAGCCACCCGGGGGCGACATGGTGA
- the paaB gene encoding 1,2-phenylacetyl-CoA epoxidase subunit PaaB, with product MTDTDWPLWEVFVRSRRGLSHTHAGSLHAPDAELALRNARDLYTRRGEGVSIWVVPSSTITASSPDEKDPFFEPAADKPYRHPTFYEIPEGVRHL from the coding sequence ATGACCGACACCGACTGGCCCCTGTGGGAGGTCTTCGTGCGCTCGCGCCGGGGACTGTCCCACACCCATGCCGGCAGCCTGCACGCCCCGGACGCGGAGCTGGCTCTGCGCAACGCCCGCGATCTGTACACCCGCCGCGGCGAGGGCGTCTCGATCTGGGTCGTGCCGTCGTCCACGATCACCGCCTCCTCACCCGACGAGAAGGACCCGTTCTTCGAGCCGGCCGCCGACAAGCCCTACCGGCACCCGACGTTCTACGAGATCCCCGAGGGGGTGCGCCACCTGTGA
- the paaA gene encoding 1,2-phenylacetyl-CoA epoxidase subunit PaaA, which produces MATAVDSVGADAGDSARGGAEYERAFDAAVAAEERIEPRDWMPDAYRATLVRQIAQHAHSEIIGMQPEANWITRAPSLRRKAILMAKVQDEAGHGLYLYSAAETLGTGREELLDKLHSGRQKYSSIFNYPTLTWADVGAIGWLVDGAAITNQVPLCRCSYGPYARAMVRICKEESFHQRQGYELLLALSRGTPEQHAMAQDAVDRWWWPSLMMFGPPDNESQHSAQSMAWKIKRHSNDELRQRFVDICVPQAESLGLTLPDPDLRWNEEQGQHDFGPIDWTEFRDVLGGNGPCNEERLTRRRRAHEEGAWVRESAASYAAKHTTGETGATHG; this is translated from the coding sequence ATGGCGACAGCAGTCGACAGCGTCGGCGCCGACGCGGGTGACAGCGCGCGCGGCGGCGCGGAGTACGAGCGCGCCTTCGACGCGGCCGTCGCCGCCGAAGAGCGGATCGAACCGCGCGACTGGATGCCCGACGCCTACCGCGCCACGCTCGTCCGGCAGATCGCCCAGCACGCGCACTCCGAGATCATCGGCATGCAGCCGGAGGCCAACTGGATCACCCGCGCGCCCTCGCTGCGCCGCAAGGCGATCCTCATGGCCAAGGTGCAGGACGAGGCGGGGCACGGCCTGTATCTCTACAGCGCCGCCGAAACCCTCGGGACGGGGCGCGAGGAGCTGCTGGACAAGTTGCACTCCGGCCGCCAGAAGTACTCCTCGATCTTCAACTACCCCACGCTGACCTGGGCCGACGTCGGCGCGATCGGCTGGCTGGTGGACGGCGCCGCGATCACCAACCAGGTGCCCCTGTGCCGTTGCTCGTACGGCCCGTACGCGCGCGCGATGGTGCGCATCTGCAAGGAGGAGTCCTTCCACCAGCGCCAGGGTTACGAGCTGCTGCTGGCCCTGAGCCGCGGCACCCCGGAGCAGCACGCGATGGCGCAGGACGCGGTGGACCGCTGGTGGTGGCCGTCGCTGATGATGTTCGGCCCGCCCGACAACGAGTCCCAGCACTCCGCGCAGTCGATGGCCTGGAAGATCAAACGGCATTCCAACGACGAGCTGCGGCAGCGCTTCGTCGACATCTGCGTCCCCCAGGCCGAGTCGCTCGGCCTCACCCTCCCCGACCCGGACCTGCGATGGAACGAGGAACAGGGACAGCACGACTTCGGCCCGATCGACTGGACGGAGTTCCGGGACGTCCTGGGGGGCAACGGTCCGTGCAACGAGGAGCGGCTGACCCGGCGCAGGCGTGCCCACGAGGAGGGCGCCTGGGTCAGGGAGTCGGCGGCCTCCTACGCGGCCAAGCACACCACCGGTGAGACAGGAGCGACCCACGGATGA
- a CDS encoding DUF5819 family protein, producing MDAYDEDSQARHGRTGPGAPGCPAPAPPPDPPSPAPPPAQPLAPRAPAPEGPAAQEDPRHSNAPPAPDADPPPPGSRTGVAALPLRHRIVAVVALGVVAVVVCVHIGMAFLHVAPANTVSKEHAEAVDDWIYPEFEQNWKLFAPNPLQQNISVQVRAEVLTPAGGVRTTGWYDLSAEDGRAIDGNLLPSHTQQNELRRAWDFFVATHDGADRPVGMRGTLAESYLRRIMVMRLDRSAAAGPGGVVDRIQVRSRTADVPPPEWSEEEVSTKPVYRTLPWWPVPEDEAGGGTG from the coding sequence ATGGACGCGTACGACGAGGACTCGCAGGCCCGGCACGGGCGGACCGGGCCGGGCGCGCCGGGCTGTCCTGCCCCTGCACCGCCCCCGGATCCGCCCTCTCCCGCGCCCCCTCCCGCACAGCCTCTCGCCCCGCGTGCTCCCGCACCGGAGGGGCCCGCTGCCCAGGAGGACCCCCGGCACTCGAACGCCCCTCCGGCCCCGGACGCGGACCCCCCGCCCCCCGGATCCCGTACCGGCGTGGCCGCCCTCCCGCTCCGCCACCGGATCGTTGCCGTCGTGGCGCTCGGGGTCGTCGCGGTCGTCGTCTGTGTGCACATAGGCATGGCGTTCCTGCACGTAGCGCCTGCGAACACGGTCTCCAAGGAGCACGCCGAGGCGGTCGATGACTGGATCTACCCGGAGTTCGAGCAGAACTGGAAGCTGTTCGCGCCGAACCCGTTGCAACAGAACATCTCCGTCCAGGTCCGTGCCGAGGTGCTGACGCCGGCCGGGGGAGTGCGGACCACCGGCTGGTACGACCTGTCCGCCGAGGACGGCCGGGCCATCGACGGCAACCTCCTGCCCAGCCACACCCAGCAGAACGAGCTGCGCCGCGCCTGGGACTTCTTCGTCGCCACGCACGACGGTGCGGACCGGCCGGTGGGGATGCGCGGCACGCTGGCCGAGTCGTATCTGCGCCGGATCATGGTGATGCGGCTCGACCGGTCGGCCGCGGCCGGGCCGGGCGGTGTCGTCGACCGGATCCAGGTCCGCTCCCGCACGGCCGATGTGCCGCCGCCCGAGTGGAGCGAGGAGGAGGTCTCCACGAAGCCGGTGTACCGCACGCTGCCCTGGTGGCCGGTGCCGGAGGACGAGGCTGGGGGAGGTACCGGGTGA
- a CDS encoding HTTM domain-containing protein, whose product MNRFSTKVSGAVARVTDAALGPHQTAVIRIGFSATWLLFLLREFPHRQELYGPDGPWAWDLADQLVGSNGAFTALLWSNNQGWFEALYLLAAVWSVLLLLGWRTRTMSVLFMVGVLSLQNRSVFMGDGGDNVLHLMAVYLVFTRCGQVWSLDARRARRTDEARARGERPQDRTGPALWGVLGFLLLLATLAGRMDGDWFVPTLLWAVWLAQALWWLVGRCARTPQPRALLDVVTNIVHNGALLVIMAEACLIYATAGWYKIQGSRWQDGTAVHYPLHLEYFSPWPALGDLLTASGTLVMLVTYGTVAVQVAFPFTLFNRRVKNVLLALMVTEHAVIAVALGLPFFSLAMIAADAVFLPTSFLCRLGHVFTRLCAWVRSPVLRIPPRTRRHSGGAPVPAPRAGSPGEPVDRVGRMEPEEPVDRAGQGPAVPAPGKAPGTRP is encoded by the coding sequence GTGAACCGCTTCTCGACCAAGGTCTCCGGTGCCGTCGCACGGGTCACCGATGCGGCCCTCGGCCCTCACCAGACCGCGGTGATCCGGATCGGGTTCAGCGCGACCTGGCTCCTGTTCCTGCTGCGCGAGTTCCCCCACCGCCAGGAGCTGTACGGGCCCGACGGCCCGTGGGCCTGGGACCTCGCCGATCAGCTCGTCGGGTCCAACGGAGCCTTCACCGCGCTGCTGTGGTCAAACAACCAGGGCTGGTTCGAGGCCCTCTACCTGCTCGCGGCGGTGTGGAGCGTCCTGCTGCTGCTGGGCTGGCGTACCCGCACCATGTCGGTGCTGTTCATGGTGGGCGTGCTGTCGCTGCAGAACCGCAGCGTCTTCATGGGCGACGGCGGCGACAACGTCCTGCACCTGATGGCGGTCTACCTCGTGTTCACGCGCTGCGGCCAGGTGTGGTCCCTGGACGCGCGGCGCGCCCGGCGCACGGACGAGGCACGCGCGCGTGGAGAGCGGCCGCAGGACCGGACAGGCCCCGCGCTGTGGGGGGTGCTGGGTTTCCTGCTGCTCCTGGCGACCCTGGCCGGGCGGATGGACGGCGACTGGTTCGTGCCGACGCTGCTGTGGGCCGTATGGCTGGCGCAGGCGCTGTGGTGGCTGGTGGGGCGCTGTGCGAGGACCCCGCAGCCACGCGCCCTGCTGGACGTCGTCACCAACATCGTGCACAACGGCGCCCTGCTGGTGATCATGGCCGAGGCCTGTCTGATCTACGCCACGGCCGGCTGGTACAAGATCCAGGGCTCCCGCTGGCAGGACGGCACCGCGGTGCACTACCCGCTGCACCTGGAGTACTTTTCCCCCTGGCCGGCCCTCGGTGACCTGCTGACCGCCAGCGGCACCCTGGTGATGCTGGTGACCTACGGAACGGTCGCCGTACAGGTGGCCTTCCCGTTCACCCTGTTCAACCGGCGGGTCAAGAACGTGCTCCTGGCGCTCATGGTCACCGAGCACGCGGTGATCGCCGTCGCCCTGGGGCTGCCGTTCTTCTCCCTGGCGATGATCGCGGCCGACGCCGTCTTCCTGCCGACGTCGTTCCTGTGCCGCCTGGGCCACGTCTTCACGCGCCTCTGCGCGTGGGTACGCAGCCCGGTACTCCGGATACCGCCGCGCACGCGCAGGCACTCGGGTGGTGCGCCGGTGCCCGCACCCAGGGCCGGAAGCCCGGGAGAGCCGGTGGATCGGGTGGGCCGGATGGAGCCGGAGGAGCCGGTGGATCGGGCCGGTCAAGGGCCCGCCGTCCCCGCGCCCGGGAAAGCACCCGGCACGCGCCCGTAG
- a CDS encoding TrmH family RNA methyltransferase: MAAPDRDTAPEGTSVPPAPPAPPAQETTTVTHWHRRSGGAVLLDGFHALKHAVRFGADVEMAVTADRAAALALADELAPDVREALAVLLAEVPYEAYASLVPRPHPTAVAALAVRPFRAGNLERLAHTPRTAPVVVLDQPRNLGNAGAVIRLAAGFGATGVVTTGTLDPWHPTVVRGGAGLHFATAVERLAVGELPGGPVFALDPEGEDIRALELPDDALLAFGSERSGLSSELRARADHLVALPMRPQVSSYNLATSVAMTLYHWSATGGAPGGAPA, translated from the coding sequence ATGGCAGCCCCCGACCGCGACACCGCCCCCGAGGGCACCTCCGTGCCTCCTGCGCCTCCTGCGCCTCCTGCCCAGGAAACCACCACCGTGACCCACTGGCACCGGCGGAGCGGGGGCGCTGTCCTGCTCGACGGCTTCCACGCCCTCAAACACGCCGTACGCTTCGGCGCCGACGTCGAGATGGCGGTCACCGCGGACCGGGCCGCCGCGCTCGCCCTCGCCGACGAGCTGGCCCCGGACGTCCGGGAGGCGCTGGCGGTGCTGCTGGCCGAGGTGCCGTACGAGGCGTACGCCTCGCTCGTGCCGCGCCCGCATCCCACCGCCGTCGCCGCCCTCGCCGTACGCCCCTTCCGCGCGGGCAACCTGGAGAGGCTGGCGCACACCCCGCGCACCGCCCCCGTGGTGGTCCTGGACCAGCCGCGCAACCTCGGCAACGCGGGCGCCGTGATCCGGCTGGCCGCCGGTTTCGGGGCGACCGGGGTCGTCACCACCGGCACCCTCGACCCCTGGCACCCCACCGTCGTGCGCGGCGGGGCCGGGCTGCACTTCGCGACCGCCGTGGAGCGGCTGGCCGTCGGCGAACTGCCCGGCGGCCCGGTGTTCGCACTCGATCCGGAGGGCGAGGACATCCGCGCGCTGGAACTTCCGGACGACGCGCTGCTCGCCTTCGGCTCGGAGCGCAGCGGGCTCTCGTCCGAGCTGCGCGCGCGTGCCGACCATCTGGTGGCGCTGCCGATGCGCCCCCAGGTCTCCAGCTACAACCTCGCGACCAGCGTGGCCATGACGCTGTACCACTGGAGCGCCACCGGGGGCGCACCTGGTGGTGCTCCCGCGTAA
- the paaN gene encoding phenylacetic acid degradation protein PaaN, whose protein sequence is MTAENTAQQLTAQHRPTLDRALEAIRTRAYWSPHPEHPKAYGENGSMDPAAGQAAFDALLGTRLDLGQPGTDDWVGGETSPYGIELGVSYPHADLDVLLPAMRAGMRTWRDAGAETRAVVCLEILKRISDRTPEFAHAVMHTSGQAFMMAFQAGGPHAQDRGMEAVAYAYAEQVRTPTAAEWTKPQGKRDPLALTKQFTPVPRGIGLVIGCNTFPTWNGYPGLFASLATGNAVLVKPHPRAVLPLALTVQVARQVLTEAGFDPNLVALAAERPGEGIARTLATRPEIRIVDYTGSTEFGDWLEANARQAQVYTEKAGVNTVIVESTGNYRGMLANLAFSLSLYSGQMCTTPQNLLIPRDGITTDQGPKSFDEVVADLAQAVDGLLGDDTRANALLGAIVNPDVRARLEAAAGLGEVALASRGITHPEFPDAVVRTPVIVKLDGAKPDGEAACMNECFGPVSFAVAVDSASDAAKLLRRTVRERGAMTVGAYTTSPEFEETVREVCLEEAAQLSLNLTGGVYVNQTAAFSDFHGSGGNPAANAALTDTAFVANRFRVIEVRREA, encoded by the coding sequence ATGACCGCCGAGAACACCGCGCAGCAGCTGACCGCCCAGCACCGGCCCACCCTGGACCGGGCGCTGGAAGCGATCCGCACGCGCGCGTACTGGTCCCCGCACCCCGAGCACCCCAAGGCCTACGGGGAGAACGGCAGCATGGACCCAGCGGCGGGCCAGGCCGCCTTCGACGCGCTGCTCGGCACCCGCCTCGACCTCGGCCAGCCCGGCACCGACGACTGGGTGGGCGGCGAGACCTCCCCGTACGGCATCGAGCTGGGCGTCAGCTACCCGCACGCGGACCTCGACGTGCTGCTGCCCGCCATGCGGGCCGGGATGCGGACCTGGCGGGACGCGGGCGCCGAGACCCGCGCGGTGGTCTGCCTGGAGATCCTCAAGCGGATCAGCGACCGGACGCCCGAGTTCGCCCACGCCGTCATGCACACCTCCGGCCAGGCGTTCATGATGGCGTTCCAAGCGGGCGGCCCGCACGCGCAGGACCGCGGCATGGAGGCGGTGGCGTACGCGTACGCCGAGCAGGTGCGCACCCCCACCGCCGCGGAGTGGACCAAACCGCAGGGCAAGCGCGACCCGCTGGCGCTGACCAAGCAGTTCACGCCGGTCCCGCGCGGCATCGGTCTGGTCATCGGCTGCAACACCTTCCCGACATGGAACGGCTATCCGGGCCTGTTCGCCTCCCTCGCCACCGGCAACGCGGTCCTGGTCAAGCCGCATCCCCGCGCGGTGCTGCCGCTCGCCCTCACCGTGCAGGTCGCGCGCCAGGTGCTCACCGAGGCCGGCTTCGACCCGAACCTGGTGGCGCTGGCCGCCGAGCGGCCCGGCGAGGGCATCGCCAGGACCCTGGCCACACGTCCGGAGATCCGGATCGTCGACTACACCGGCTCCACGGAGTTCGGCGACTGGCTGGAGGCCAACGCCCGCCAGGCGCAGGTGTACACGGAGAAGGCCGGCGTCAACACGGTGATCGTGGAGTCGACCGGGAACTACCGGGGCATGCTCGCCAACCTGGCGTTCTCCCTGTCGCTCTACAGCGGCCAGATGTGCACCACCCCGCAGAACCTGCTGATCCCGCGCGACGGCATCACCACCGACCAGGGCCCCAAGTCCTTCGACGAGGTCGTCGCCGACCTGGCGCAGGCGGTCGACGGCCTGCTCGGCGACGACACGCGCGCGAACGCCCTGCTGGGCGCGATCGTCAACCCCGATGTCAGGGCCCGCCTGGAAGCCGCCGCCGGGCTCGGCGAGGTCGCCCTCGCCTCCCGCGGGATCACCCACCCGGAGTTCCCGGACGCGGTGGTCCGTACGCCGGTGATCGTGAAGCTCGACGGTGCGAAGCCGGACGGCGAGGCCGCCTGCATGAACGAGTGCTTCGGACCGGTCTCCTTCGCCGTCGCCGTCGACTCCGCGTCCGACGCGGCGAAGCTGCTGCGGCGCACCGTCCGTGAGAGGGGCGCGATGACCGTCGGCGCGTACACGACCTCCCCGGAGTTCGAGGAGACGGTACGGGAGGTCTGCCTGGAGGAGGCCGCCCAGCTCTCCCTCAACCTCACCGGCGGGGTGTACGTCAACCAGACGGCCGCCTTCTCCGACTTCCACGGCTCCGGCGGCAACCCGGCGGCCAACGCGGCCCTCACCGACACCGCCTTCGTGGCCAACCGCTTCCGGGTGATCGAGGTGCGCCGGGAGGCATGA
- a CDS encoding 3-hydroxyacyl-CoA dehydrogenase has translation MTALDLSSPVAVVGTGTMGQGIAQVALTAGHPVRLYDAVPGRGREAAEGIVARLDRLVAKGRLTTADRDAARDRLLPADDLTGLADCALAVEAVLERLDVKQELFRALEDVVSDDCLLATNTSSLSVTAVGGALRLPGRFVGLHFFNPAPLLPLVEVVSGFATDATCATRAYETARAWGKTPVACADTPGFVVNRIARPFYAEAFTVYESQGADPATIDAVLRESGGFRMGAFELTDLIGQDVNESVTHSVWQAFFQDVRFTPSLAQRRLVESGRLGRKSGRGWYGYADGAERPEPRTAEQAGAPAYVVAEGDLGPASDLLALIREAGIQVRAEDEDNGTRLVLPSGGQLALADGQTSVEYRDVVYFDLSPDYRGATRIALSHSQDTSARTVAEATGLFQALGKKVSVIGDVPGMIVARTVARIIDLAYDAVAKGVATEEDIDTAMRLGVNYPLGPFEWSRRLGRGWAGSLLDDLHERDPSGRYAPSLALYRHACATEKREDTP, from the coding sequence ATGACAGCACTCGACCTCAGCAGCCCCGTGGCCGTCGTCGGCACGGGCACCATGGGCCAGGGCATCGCCCAGGTCGCACTGACCGCGGGTCATCCCGTGCGGCTGTACGACGCCGTCCCCGGCCGGGGACGGGAAGCCGCCGAGGGGATCGTGGCCCGGCTCGACCGGCTCGTGGCGAAGGGGCGGCTCACCACCGCCGACCGGGACGCCGCCCGCGACCGCCTGCTGCCCGCCGACGACCTCACAGGACTCGCCGACTGCGCCCTGGCCGTCGAGGCCGTCCTGGAGCGCCTGGACGTCAAACAGGAGCTGTTCCGCGCGCTGGAGGACGTCGTCTCCGACGACTGCCTGCTCGCCACCAACACCTCCTCCCTGTCGGTCACCGCCGTCGGCGGCGCCCTGCGCCTCCCCGGCCGCTTCGTGGGGCTGCACTTCTTCAACCCGGCGCCGCTGCTGCCGCTCGTCGAGGTCGTCTCCGGCTTCGCCACCGACGCCACCTGCGCCACGCGCGCGTACGAGACGGCCCGCGCCTGGGGCAAGACGCCGGTCGCCTGCGCCGACACCCCCGGCTTCGTCGTCAACCGCATCGCCCGGCCCTTCTACGCCGAGGCCTTCACGGTGTACGAGTCCCAGGGGGCCGATCCGGCCACGATCGACGCGGTGCTGCGCGAGTCCGGCGGCTTCCGCATGGGCGCCTTCGAACTGACCGACCTCATCGGGCAGGACGTCAACGAGTCCGTCACCCACTCGGTGTGGCAGGCCTTCTTCCAGGACGTGCGCTTCACACCCTCGCTCGCCCAGCGCCGGCTGGTCGAGTCCGGCCGCCTCGGCCGCAAGAGCGGCCGGGGCTGGTACGGCTACGCGGACGGCGCCGAGCGTCCCGAGCCGCGCACCGCGGAGCAGGCCGGGGCACCCGCGTACGTGGTCGCCGAGGGTGATCTGGGGCCCGCCTCGGACCTGCTCGCCCTGATCCGCGAGGCCGGAATCCAGGTCCGCGCGGAGGACGAGGACAACGGCACCCGCCTGGTGCTGCCCAGCGGCGGCCAACTGGCGCTCGCCGACGGCCAGACCTCCGTGGAGTACCGCGACGTCGTCTACTTCGACCTCTCACCCGACTACCGCGGGGCCACGCGCATCGCCCTGTCCCACTCCCAGGACACCTCCGCGCGGACCGTCGCCGAGGCCACCGGACTGTTCCAGGCGCTCGGGAAGAAGGTCAGCGTCATCGGGGACGTCCCCGGCATGATCGTCGCGCGCACGGTGGCGCGGATCATCGACCTGGCGTACGACGCCGTCGCCAAGGGGGTGGCCACCGAGGAGGACATCGACACCGCGATGCGCCTGGGTGTCAACTACCCTTTGGGGCCCTTCGAGTGGAGTCGCCGCCTCGGCCGCGGCTGGGCCGGTTCCCTCCTCGACGACCTGCACGAGCGCGATCCGTCCGGCCGCTACGCGCCCTCCCTCGCGCTCTACCGGCACGCGTGCGCCACCGAGAAGCGGGAGGACACCCCGTGA